A section of the Humulus lupulus chromosome 2, drHumLupu1.1, whole genome shotgun sequence genome encodes:
- the LOC133817487 gene encoding probable phosphoribosylformylglycinamidine synthase, chloroplastic/mitochondrial → MAGVREITTSEFLQGIHKQNRVFHCTSRAPRSNPLWGMILRPRRGIPLSLRCRAQAKPKAVVSDGLGSPVTEQSTIKPGAGVVHFYRVPLIQDSATSELLKSFQAKVSTQILGLKTEQCFNIGLQSELSAEKLSVLKWLLQETYEPENLGAESFLEKKRQEGLSMVIIEVGPRLSFTTAWSSNAVSICQACGLTEVTRLERSRRYLLYSKGPLQDTQINELAAMVHDRMTECVYTQKLTSFETTVIPEEVRYVPVMENGRKALEEINQQMGLAFDEQDLQYYTRLFREEIKRNPTTVELFDIAQSNSEHSRHWFFTGKIVIDGKPMDRTLMQIVKSTLQANPNNSVIGFKDNSSAIKGFPVKHLRPVHPGSTCPLESALRDLDVLFTAETHNFPCAVAPYPGAETGAGGRIRDTHATGRGSFVVASTAGYCVGNLNMEGSYAPWEDPSFTYPSNLASPLQILIDASNGASDYGNKFGEPLIQGYTRTFGMRLPSGERREWLKPIMFSAGIGQIDHTHISKGEPDIGMLVVKIGGPAYRIGMGGGAASSMVSGQNDAELDFNAVQRGDAEMAQKLYRVVRACIEMGENNPIISIHDQGAGGNCNVVKEIIYPKGAEIDIRAIVVGDHTMSVLEIWGAEYQEQDAILVKAESRDLLQSICERERVSMAVIGTINGQGRVVLVDSEAIEKCQSSGLPKPPPAVDLELDKVLGDMPQKTFEFHRVIDARESLDIAPGITVMDALKRVLRLPSVCSKRFLTTKVDRCVTGLVAQQQTVGPLQITLADVAVIAQTYTDFTGGACAIGEQPIKGLLDPKAMARLAVGEALTNLVWAKVTSLADVKASGNWMYAAKLDGEGAAMYDAANALSEAMIELGIAIDGGKDSLSMAAHSGGEVVKAPGNLVISVYVTCPDITKTITPDLKLGDDGVLLHIDLAKGKRRLGGSALAQVFDQVGDDCPDLDDVPYLKRVFECTQALLEDEFISAGHDISDGGLLTCVLEMAFSGNCGVVLDLNSHGKSLFQTLFAEELGLIIEVSTKNLDIVMEKLASEGISANIVGQVSSEPTVELKVDGLSHLNETTSFLRDMWEETSFELERFQRLASCVDQEKEGLKVRHEPSWNLSFTPSFTDEKYMNATSKPKVAVIREEGSNGDREMSAAFYASGFEPWDVTMSDLLNGSISLDDFRGVVFVGGFSYADVLDSAKGWAASIRFNRPLLNQFQEFYKRPDTFSLGICNGCQLMALLGWIPGPQVGGVHGLGGDPSQPRFIHNESGRFECRFTNVTIRDSPAVMFKGMEGSTLGVWAAHGEGRAYFPDDGVFDRVLHSNLAPVRYCDDDGNETEQYPFNMNGSPLGVAAICSPDGRHLAMMPHPERCFLMWQYPWYPKNWNVDKKGPSPWLKMFQNARDWCS, encoded by the exons ATGGCTGGGGTTCGAGAAATCACGACTTCTGAATTCTTACAA GGAATACATAAGCAAAATCGTGTTTTTCATTGTACTTCTCGAGCTCCAAGATCAAATCCTCTATGGGGCATGATATTGCGTCCTAGAAGAGGAATTCCATTGAGTTTGAGGTGCCGCGCTCAGGCAAAGCCCAAAGCTGTTGTTTCTGATGGCTTGGGCAGTCCGGTAACTGAGCAATCCACAATCAAGCCTGGTGCTGGAGTTGTACATTTTTATCGGGTGCCGCTGATTCAGGATAGCGCTACATCTGAGCTTCTCAAGTCTTTTCAAGCTAAAGTCTCAACTCAGATTCTTGGTTTAAAAACAGAGCAGTGTTTCAACATTGGGCTTCAGTCAGAACTTTCAGCAGAAAAGTTATCCGTTCTTAAGTGGCTTCTTCAGGAGACTTATGAGCCTGAGAATTTGGGGGCTGAGAGTTTCCTTGAGAAGAAAAGGCAGGAAGGGTTGAGTATGGTTATAATTGAGGTTGGTCCCCGGTTATCTTTTACGACTGCATGGTCTTCTAATGCTGTATCAATTTGTCAAGCTTGCGGTTTGACAGAGGTGACTCGATTGGAACGCTCGAGGAGATACTTGTTGTATAGTAAAGGTCCGTTGCAGGATACTCAGATCAATGAGTTAGCTGCAATGGTTCATGATAGGATGACTGAGTGTGTTTATACTCAGAAGCTTACATCTTTTGAGACGACTGTGATTCCAGAGGAGGTTCGCTATGTACCTGTCATGGAAAATGGCCGGAAAGCATTGGAGGAAATTAATCAACAAATGGGTTTAGCGTTTGATGAGCAAGATCTCCAATATTACACTAGGCTTTTTAGAGAGGAAATCAAGCGTAATCCAACGACAGTGGAACTATTTGATATTGCACAATCTAACAGCGAGCATAGCAGACATTGGTTTTTCACTGGTAAAATAGTTATAGATGGAAAGCCAATGGACAGGACTCTCATGCAGATTGTGAAGAGCACTTTGCAAGCAAATCCAAACAATTCCGTAATTGGGTTCAAGGATAACTCGAGTGCAATAAAGGGGTTTCCTGTCAAGCATTTGCGACCAGTTCATCCGGGTTCAACATGTCCATTAGAGTCAGCTCTTCGAGATCTTGATGTGTTGTTTACTGCTGAAACACACAATTTTCCATGTGCAGTGGCACCTTACCCTGGTGCAGAAACTGGTGCAGGTGGACGTATAAGGGATACTCATGCGACAGGGAGAGGTTCTTTTGTTGTTGCTTCAACAGCTGGTTATTGTGTTGGGAATCTCAATATGGAGGGTTCTTATGCTCCTTGGGAAGATCCTTCTTTCACTTATCCATCTAATTTGGCATCACCTTTGCAGATTCTTATAGATGCTAGTAATGGTGCATCTGACTACGGGAACAAGTTTGGAGAGCCGTTGATTCAGGGCTACACTAGAACTTTTGGAATGCGACTTCCAAGTGGGGAAAGACGTGAATGGCTAAAACCAATTATGTTTAGTGCAGGCATTGGGCAGATTGATCACACCCACATATCGAAAGGCGAGCCTGACATTGGAATGCTGGTTGTGAAAATTGGAGGCCCAGCTTACCGTATTGGTATGGGAGGTGGGGCTGCATCAAGCATGGTTAGTGGACAGAATGATGCAGAGCTTGATTTTAATGCTGTACAACGTGGAGATGCAGAGATGGCACAAAAATTGTATCGGGTAGTTCGTGCTTGCATTGAGATGGGAGAGAATAACCCAATCATTAGCATTCATGATCAAGGAGCTGGCGGAAATTGTAATGTTGTTAAGGAAATCATTTATCCAAAGGGTGCTGAGATTGATATCCGGGCCATTGTAGTTGGTGACCACACAATGTCAGTGTTGGAGATATGGGGTGCTGAATATCAAGAGCAAGATGCAATTTTGGTGAAAGCTGAAAGTCGTGACCTTCTGCAGTCTATTTGCGAAAGAGAAAGGGTTTCTATGGCTGTTATTGGAACCATTAATGGTCAGGGTCGGGTTGTTCTGGTTGATAGTGAAGCTATTGAAAAATGCCAATCAAGTGGACTTCCTAAACCTCCCCCTGCTGTGGATTTGGAGCTGGATAAAGTACTTGGGGACATGCCACAGAAGACCTTTGAATTCCATCGAGTCATTGATGCAAGAGAGTCACTTGATATTGCTCCTGGGATAACTGTCATGGATGCTCTTAAGAGGGTATTAAGACTTCCATCTGTTTGTTCAAAGCGTTTCTTGACTACCAAGGTGGACAGGTGTGTAACTGGGCTTGTAGCCCAGCAGCAAACTGTTGGACCCCTGCAAATTACTCTTGCTGATGTTGCAGTTATTGCTCAAACATATACTGACTTTACTGGAGGCGCATGTGCGATTGGGGAGCAGCCAATTAAAGGTTTGCTAGATCCAAAAGCAATGGCAAGATTGGCTGTTGGAGAAGCGCTCACTAATCTTGTTTGGGCAAAGGTGACTTCTTTGGCTGACGTTAAAGCAAGTGGAAATTGGATGTATGCTGCCAAACTCGATGGGGAAGGAGCTGCTATGTATGATGCTGCTAATGCTCTTTCTGAAGCTATGATTGAGCTTGGTATTGCTATTGATGGGGGAAAGGATAGTCTTTCAATGGCTGCCCATTCTGGAGGGGAGGTTGTTAAGGCTCCTGGAAATCTTGTAATAAGTGTCTATGTGACTTGTCCTGACATAACGAAAACAATTACCCCTGATTTGAAGTTAGGAGATGATGGTGTGCTACTTCACATTGACTTGGCAAAGGGAAAGCGTCGTTTGGGTGGATCTGCGCTTGCTCAAGTTTTTGACCAAGTTGGGGATGATTGTCCTGACCTTGATGACGTTCCTTATCTTAAAAGAGTTTTTGAGTGCACTCAGGCACTTCTTGAAGATGAGTTCATCTCTGCTGGTCATGACATTAGTGATGGTGGGTTACTGACATGTGTTCTAGAGATGGCATTTTCTGGGAACTGTGGTGTTGTGTTGGATTTGAATTCACATGGGAAGAGCCTTTTCCAAACACTCTTTGCTGAAGAACTTGGTCTAATTATTGAGGTAAGTACAAAGAACTTGGATATTGTGATGGAGAAGCTAGCTAGTGAAGGTATATCTGCCAACATTGTTGGACAAGTAAGTTCTGAACCCACAGTTGAATTGAAGGTCGATGGGCTGTCTCATTTGAATGAGACTACTTCTTTCCTTAGGGACATGTGGGAGGAAACCAGTTTTGAGTTGGAAAGGTTTCAGAGATTGGCTTCTTGTGTTGATCAAGAGAAAGAGGGGTTGAAAGTTAGGCATGAACCCTCGTGGAACTTATCCTTCACTCCTTCCTTCACAGATGAGAAGTATATGAACGCAACATCAAAACCAAAGGTGGCTGTAATTCGAGAAGAAGGGAGCAATGGAGATAGAGAAATGTCTGCAGCCTTTTATGCTTCTGGTTTTGAGCCATGGGATGTGACTATGTCAGACCTTTTAAATGGGTCAATCTCACTGGATGATTTCAGAGGAGTGGTATTTGTTGGTGGTTTCAGTTATGCTGATGTTCTCGACTCAGCAAAAGGATGGGCTGCATCAATACGATTCAATCGACCCCTTCTAAATCAATTTCAGGAGTTCTACAAGCGGCCAGACACATTTAGCCTTGGCATTTGTAATGGCTGTCAGCTTATGGCTCTATTGGGATGGATTCCGGGTCCCCAAGTTGGTGGTGTTCATGGTCTTGGTGGGGATCCATCACAGCCAAGGTTCATTCACAATGAGTCTGGACGATTTGAGTGTCGATTCACAAATGTGACAATTAGAGACTCACCAGCTGTAATGTTTAAAGGAATGGAGGGTAGTACATTGGGGGTGTGGGCTGCTCATGGTGAGGGAAGAGCATACTTCCCTGATGATGGCGTTTTTGATAGAGTGCTTCATTCCAATTTGGCCCCAGTAAGATACTGTGACGATGATGGGAATGAGACAGAGCAATATCCATTTAATATGAATGGCTCTCCTTTAGGAGTTGCTGCTATTTGTTCACCAGATGGGAGACATCTTGCTATGATGCCTCATCCTGAGCGTTGTTTCCTAATGTGGCAATACCCATGGTATCCGAAGAACTGGAATGTGGACAAGAAAGGTCCAAGTCCCTGGTTGAAAATGTTCCAAAATGCCAGAGATTGGTGCTCTTGA